One genomic segment of Chitinophaga sancti includes these proteins:
- a CDS encoding glycoside hydrolase family 127 protein, whose translation MKRLLLSLSLFYSVTLSAQQADYPIRAVNFTAVKLTDNFWLPRIQVNHTVTIPASFARCENTGRVKNFEMAAAHSGKFCTKFTFDDTDIYKTIEGASFSMAVTPDKQMDRYVDSLIAIVAKAQEPDGYLYTARTIDPLHPPEWAGPERWVNEHVLSHELYNSGHLFEAASAHYLATGKKNFLDIALKNADLLVQTFGPGKRGVAPGHEVVEMGLVKLYRITGRKDYLALAKFFIDERGKRAYDKRSKNEWQNGKYWQDDKPVTAQDEAEGHAVRAMYLYSAMADIAAIDGDTAYLAAIDRIWNNMTGKKIYVQGGIGAVPEGERFGEDYELPNATAYNETCAAIGNAFWNERMFLLHGDAKYIDLLEKVMYNGLISGLGLDGKSFFYTNAMQVTDGVKHGSLEPGRSGWFECSCCPTNLVRFLPSVPGYMYAQEGKKVYVNLYINSTAKLKVNNADVVVTQQHDYPWEGNIELKIDPVKATAFDLYVRVPGWAKGEAIPDGLYWFKDTSYAAVVIKVNGQPVAYKMEKGYAVVSRQWKKGDVVTMNLPMEVKEVLADSRLVDDVGKVAIQRGPLVYCAEWKDNGGKVSNLFQLGSKWDVVMEKGLLNGVVVLKGEGKRVNVERERQEVKTVKEGVTLIPYYSWANRGEGEMSVWFLERVKEVSLK comes from the coding sequence ATGAAGCGATTATTATTATCATTGTCACTGTTCTATTCAGTTACCTTATCAGCCCAACAAGCGGATTACCCGATCCGTGCAGTCAATTTTACCGCTGTAAAATTGACGGACAATTTTTGGTTGCCGCGTATCCAGGTGAATCATACAGTAACGATTCCGGCGTCGTTTGCGCGGTGTGAGAATACCGGCAGGGTGAAGAATTTTGAGATGGCGGCAGCGCACTCGGGAAAGTTTTGTACGAAGTTTACATTCGATGATACGGATATTTATAAGACGATAGAAGGGGCTTCGTTCTCGATGGCAGTGACGCCGGACAAGCAAATGGATAGGTATGTAGATTCATTGATAGCGATAGTAGCGAAGGCGCAGGAACCGGATGGGTATTTGTATACGGCGAGGACGATCGATCCTTTGCATCCACCAGAGTGGGCGGGGCCTGAGCGGTGGGTGAATGAGCATGTGTTGAGTCATGAGTTGTATAATTCAGGGCATTTGTTTGAGGCGGCGAGTGCGCATTACCTGGCGACGGGGAAGAAGAATTTCCTGGATATCGCGTTGAAGAATGCGGATTTGTTGGTGCAAACATTTGGGCCAGGGAAGAGAGGTGTGGCGCCAGGGCATGAGGTGGTAGAGATGGGGTTAGTGAAATTATATCGTATCACAGGGCGGAAAGATTACCTGGCGCTGGCGAAGTTTTTTATAGATGAGAGAGGGAAGCGGGCGTATGATAAGAGGAGTAAGAATGAGTGGCAGAATGGGAAGTATTGGCAGGATGATAAGCCGGTGACGGCGCAGGATGAGGCGGAAGGGCATGCGGTAAGGGCGATGTACCTGTATTCAGCGATGGCAGATATAGCGGCGATAGATGGGGATACAGCGTATTTGGCGGCGATAGACAGGATATGGAATAATATGACGGGGAAGAAGATATATGTGCAGGGAGGGATAGGTGCGGTGCCGGAAGGGGAGCGGTTTGGAGAGGATTATGAGTTGCCGAATGCGACGGCTTATAATGAAACGTGTGCGGCGATCGGGAATGCGTTTTGGAATGAGCGGATGTTTTTATTGCATGGGGATGCGAAGTATATAGATTTGTTGGAGAAGGTGATGTATAATGGGTTAATATCAGGATTGGGGTTGGATGGGAAGTCGTTTTTTTATACGAATGCGATGCAGGTGACAGATGGGGTGAAGCATGGGAGTTTAGAGCCGGGTCGTTCAGGGTGGTTTGAGTGTTCATGTTGTCCGACGAATTTAGTGCGGTTTTTGCCATCAGTGCCGGGGTATATGTATGCGCAGGAGGGGAAGAAGGTGTATGTGAATTTGTATATAAATAGTACGGCAAAATTGAAAGTGAATAATGCGGATGTGGTAGTTACGCAGCAGCATGATTATCCGTGGGAGGGGAATATTGAATTAAAAATAGATCCGGTGAAGGCGACAGCTTTTGATTTGTATGTGCGGGTACCGGGATGGGCGAAGGGAGAGGCGATACCGGATGGGTTGTATTGGTTTAAGGATACTTCTTATGCTGCAGTGGTGATAAAAGTAAATGGGCAGCCGGTTGCATATAAGATGGAGAAGGGGTATGCGGTAGTGAGCAGGCAGTGGAAGAAGGGGGATGTGGTGACGATGAATTTGCCGATGGAGGTGAAGGAGGTGTTAGCGGATAGCAGGTTGGTGGATGATGTGGGGAAGGTGGCGATACAGCGGGGGCCGTTGGTGTATTGTGCGGAGTGGAAGGATAATGGGGGGAAGGTGAGTAATTTGTTTCAGTTGGGGAGTAAGTGGGATGTGGTGATGGAGAAGGGGTTGTTGAATGGGGTAGTGGTGTTGAAGGGAGAGGGGAAGAGGGTGAATGTAGAGCGGGAGAGGCAGGAGGTGAAGACGGTAAAAGAGGGGGTGACGTTGATACCTTATTATAGTTGGGCGAATAGGGGAGAGGGGGAGATGAGTGTATGGTTTTTGGAGAGGGTGAAGGAGGTGAGTTTGAAGTGA
- a CDS encoding FecR family protein, which translates to MLTPDEALYALLCKYLLKEADSNEQRWVNTWLQANPEHPVLLASLDKLLRTAPEQSEAGRMDTETAWRLLSERMELQEGSGGRAQRGMSDKWEQGGGNGVIRTRWMAAAAAVFLLISAGLWYITHQNERQINYNGAQLVKLDDGSSIQLEPAAQLQVLPGFGKKDRKVILKGKATFDVTTDAFHPFIIDLGNQAITVLGTRFSVDNSSQLRVFIHSGKIKVTRQQDSVILTAGMLLQEDSSKQHYQVGAHIRDVETRAVVFKDTPLREVLQTIHVLYHINVTADAALLELPVTGTYTGEPVKNVLDAIAYSTNSNVINKGADYELRPQD; encoded by the coding sequence ATGCTTACACCAGATGAGGCATTATATGCACTCCTATGCAAGTATCTGCTGAAGGAAGCGGATAGCAATGAGCAGCGATGGGTGAATACGTGGTTGCAGGCGAATCCTGAGCATCCCGTATTGCTGGCTTCTCTGGATAAGTTGTTACGTACAGCACCTGAGCAGTCGGAAGCGGGAAGAATGGATACGGAGACGGCCTGGAGGTTGCTGAGTGAGCGGATGGAGCTACAAGAGGGAAGTGGTGGAAGGGCCCAACGGGGAATGAGTGATAAGTGGGAGCAGGGGGGCGGAAATGGTGTAATCCGTACCAGGTGGATGGCAGCTGCAGCTGCTGTTTTCCTCCTGATCAGCGCAGGCCTCTGGTACATTACGCATCAAAACGAAAGGCAAATCAACTATAACGGCGCCCAGCTGGTGAAACTGGATGATGGCTCCAGCATCCAGCTGGAGCCCGCCGCACAATTACAGGTACTTCCTGGATTTGGCAAAAAAGATCGTAAGGTTATCCTGAAAGGAAAAGCCACCTTTGATGTAACTACCGATGCCTTTCATCCGTTTATTATTGACCTGGGCAATCAGGCGATAACTGTTTTGGGTACCCGTTTTAGTGTGGATAACAGCAGTCAGCTGCGTGTCTTCATTCATTCAGGGAAAATTAAAGTGACCCGCCAGCAGGATAGTGTAATTTTAACTGCTGGCATGTTGTTGCAGGAAGATTCCAGCAAGCAGCATTACCAGGTTGGCGCACATATTCGTGATGTTGAAACCCGTGCTGTAGTCTTTAAAGATACTCCTTTGCGGGAGGTGTTGCAGACCATTCATGTGCTGTATCATATAAATGTAACTGCAGATGCAGCATTACTGGAACTACCGGTTACTGGCACTTATACAGGGGAACCAGTGAAGAATGTATTAGATGCCATTGCTTATTCGACGAATTCAAATGTAATTAATAAGGGTGCTGATTATGAGTTGAGGCCGCAGGATTAA
- a CDS encoding Abi family protein, whose amino-acid sequence MKSIERPFPLLPDQIKILQQRGLMINDLEETNHYLAHVGFFRLAEYWQFLQKENIRNAFISGATFDQVIDLYNFDRELRLLLLDALERIEVSFRAIMINMMCPVYGSNWFTNKTIFFSEERLSGVIETINRELERSDEVFIKQHDKQKSGFEHPPAWETLRILSFGTLSKIYRNIRNDIREKKIISNLYGLPEEKWLQSWVQVVSILRNYCAHHSLICYRMFLSRPKEIRRTKLPWIKNIPDGSRVESKQLYYQICIVRYLLHTASPGNDFSYRLMELLVKYRGIDLEKMGFLENWDEEDLWQ is encoded by the coding sequence ATGAAATCCATTGAACGACCATTCCCATTATTACCAGACCAGATTAAAATTCTTCAACAACGTGGCTTAATGATAAATGATTTGGAAGAAACGAATCATTATCTGGCGCATGTAGGATTTTTTAGATTGGCAGAGTATTGGCAATTTTTGCAGAAGGAGAATATCCGAAATGCATTTATTTCTGGTGCTACTTTCGACCAGGTTATTGATCTATATAATTTTGATCGTGAACTCCGGCTATTGTTATTAGACGCTTTAGAGCGTATAGAAGTATCTTTTCGTGCTATCATGATTAACATGATGTGTCCTGTTTATGGCTCAAACTGGTTTACAAATAAAACTATATTTTTTAGTGAAGAAAGATTAAGTGGTGTCATTGAAACGATCAACCGCGAGCTTGAGCGATCAGATGAAGTATTTATAAAGCAGCATGATAAACAGAAAAGTGGATTTGAACATCCACCAGCATGGGAGACTTTGCGGATACTTTCTTTTGGCACATTGTCCAAGATTTATAGAAACATTCGGAACGATATTAGAGAGAAAAAGATCATTTCAAATTTGTATGGGCTTCCTGAGGAGAAATGGCTTCAATCATGGGTACAGGTAGTGTCTATTCTTAGAAATTATTGTGCGCATCATTCATTGATTTGTTACAGAATGTTTTTGTCCCGTCCTAAGGAGATTCGACGTACAAAACTACCATGGATAAAAAATATTCCTGATGGGAGTAGAGTCGAAAGTAAGCAATTGTATTATCAGATATGCATTGTAAGGTATTTGTTACATACAGCGAGTCCGGGGAATGATTTTAGTTATAGGTTGATGGAATTGTTGGTGAAGTATAGAGGGATTGATTTAGAGAAGATGGGATTTTTGGAGAATTGGGATGAGGAAGATTTGTGGCAATGA
- a CDS encoding quinone-dependent dihydroorotate dehydrogenase — MYNLIKKVFFRFPPEKIHYQVMKGLQILHGVPMGKRILHSFCMPKKTGLERTLWGLTFKNPVGLAAGFDKDAKYTDELASLGFGFVEIGTVTPVAQPGNDQPRLFRLPMDKALINRMGFNNGGAVPAAKRLQKRKSDIIIGGNIGKNKITPNEEAISDYEKCFQALFDVVDYFVVNVSSPNTPNLRALQEKEPLKQLLHHLQMLNEQKAKPKPILLKIAPDLTDSQLDDIIEIVTETKLAGLVATNTTISREGLQTPPDEVEAIGAGGLSGLPVKEKATEVIRYISKKTKGSIPIIAVGGIFTAADAQEKLDAGASLVQVYTGFIYEGPAIAKKICDGLK; from the coding sequence ATGTATAATTTAATCAAAAAGGTGTTTTTCCGTTTTCCGCCGGAAAAAATCCACTATCAGGTAATGAAAGGCCTGCAGATATTGCATGGCGTTCCAATGGGCAAGCGTATCCTCCATTCATTTTGTATGCCTAAAAAGACCGGGCTGGAACGGACTTTATGGGGACTGACCTTTAAAAACCCCGTTGGTTTGGCAGCAGGGTTTGACAAGGATGCGAAGTATACAGATGAATTGGCTAGTCTGGGGTTTGGATTTGTTGAAATTGGGACTGTAACACCGGTGGCTCAGCCGGGTAATGACCAACCCCGTTTGTTCCGTTTGCCTATGGATAAGGCACTGATCAACAGGATGGGATTTAATAATGGCGGCGCCGTTCCGGCAGCAAAACGACTGCAGAAACGGAAGTCGGATATTATTATTGGAGGCAACATTGGGAAGAACAAAATCACACCAAATGAAGAGGCGATTAGTGATTATGAAAAGTGCTTTCAGGCGCTTTTTGATGTGGTGGACTACTTTGTAGTCAACGTCAGCTCCCCCAATACGCCTAACTTAAGGGCTTTGCAGGAAAAAGAACCGCTGAAACAGTTATTGCATCATTTGCAGATGCTGAATGAGCAGAAGGCGAAGCCAAAGCCGATTTTATTAAAAATAGCACCGGATCTGACGGATAGTCAGCTGGATGATATTATAGAGATTGTTACAGAAACAAAACTGGCAGGGCTGGTAGCTACGAATACGACGATTTCAAGAGAAGGATTACAGACTCCTCCCGATGAAGTGGAGGCGATTGGTGCGGGTGGTTTGAGTGGTTTGCCGGTTAAGGAGAAGGCAACGGAGGTGATTCGGTATATTTCTAAGAAGACGAAGGGGAGTATTCCGATTATTGCGGTTGGAGGGATTTTTACGGCGGCAGATGCGCAGGAGAAGTTGGATGCGGGAGCGAGTTTGGTGCAGGTGTATACAGGGTTTATTTATGAGGGGCCGGCGATAGCGAAGAAGATATGTGATGGGTTGAAGTAA
- a CDS encoding carboxypeptidase-like regulatory domain-containing protein: MSLLGRMLLGMLLIPLQVLGWDWHTRITVAVNNQPLSVICGQLESQYGIHFSYSREIVDLSRRVTVNFQNKPLKRALEELFSPFDIRFARIGEQIVLTVKKTHNITIYGYVQDARNGERLIGATIYAPSQQAGATTNQFGFFSLTIPKDSCSLWVSYIGYNPERLSSTRKSFVIIGLQPSNSLQEFTVSDSAQSNRQMSALHVSPADVKAMPRLLGESDVMRAIATLPGVSGGVDGGTVTSVRGGGSDQNLILLDGSPVFNSSHLFGLFSVFNPDIVKSADFYKGGFPARYAGRLSSVIDISTKDGDMKEYHGEASAGVIAVRGMVEGPIKKDKTSFVVSARRSILEPFLDNIYEEIQKEKGTKVNLVFHDVNLKINHIFSPKDRLYFSSYTGNDNLGLTLQNNADSTTASNPFKESTVTKLSWGNHTSALRWNHVFNPKLFMNTTLNYSQYYFNIDYNYYYEPSKSTDSIHLYGKYYSMVQDLMLRTDVEFIPSPNHIFKFGVGGIIHKFNPGVSAFQDYSQSKALLDTSYNQATSTGGEALLYAEDDWTVTDALRVNIGLHASEFLVPGKFYSSLQPRLQARYQLPHHWTLMLAHTHMNQYLHVLSVSNSSLPMDLWVPSTKKVRPMFSRQFSFGVNKLLKDQRYALSLEAYYKSMKNVIEYKDNSKIFNSASKNWDDYVEVGTGKSYGGEVMLEKRKGKLKGWIAYTLSWAYRRFPNVNNGESYPYNYDGRHDIKVMLMQQVGKRWELAANWHYNSGLPLTLPVASFEGVNNSSPYDGGSSFPVLDQLSNRNQYRTSVIHRLDLSATHTKEKPWGSRSWTISLFNAYNHANPFLYSIVTDKKNEKRYLQEISILPILPSVAFSIKF, from the coding sequence ATGTCATTGCTCGGAAGAATGCTGCTGGGAATGTTACTAATTCCCCTGCAGGTGTTAGGCTGGGACTGGCATACCCGGATCACTGTCGCCGTAAATAATCAGCCGCTTTCCGTTATCTGCGGACAACTGGAATCTCAGTACGGCATCCACTTCTCCTATAGCAGGGAGATAGTAGACCTTTCCCGCCGGGTAACAGTCAATTTTCAAAACAAACCCCTGAAAAGAGCCCTGGAGGAACTCTTTTCTCCTTTTGATATTCGCTTCGCCCGCATTGGTGAACAAATTGTGCTGACCGTAAAAAAAACTCACAACATCACTATCTATGGTTATGTGCAGGACGCGCGCAATGGTGAAAGACTTATTGGTGCTACGATATATGCTCCCAGTCAACAGGCAGGGGCTACTACCAACCAGTTCGGTTTTTTCAGTCTGACCATTCCAAAAGATTCCTGTAGTCTGTGGGTAAGTTATATCGGTTATAACCCGGAAAGACTTTCGTCTACCAGGAAATCATTTGTCATCATAGGATTGCAACCTTCTAATAGTTTGCAGGAGTTCACGGTATCTGACTCTGCGCAATCTAACCGGCAGATGAGCGCCTTGCATGTATCACCGGCAGATGTAAAGGCGATGCCCAGGTTATTGGGTGAGTCTGATGTGATGCGTGCGATTGCGACTTTGCCAGGTGTATCAGGTGGGGTAGATGGAGGTACGGTGACAAGTGTAAGAGGGGGTGGTTCTGACCAGAACCTCATTTTGCTGGATGGTTCACCAGTTTTTAATTCTTCGCATCTGTTTGGATTGTTCTCTGTGTTCAATCCGGATATTGTGAAAAGTGCAGACTTTTATAAAGGTGGATTTCCTGCACGCTATGCAGGCCGGCTTTCTTCTGTGATTGATATTTCTACGAAAGATGGGGATATGAAGGAATATCATGGGGAGGCTTCTGCGGGTGTGATTGCTGTAAGAGGAATGGTGGAAGGACCTATTAAAAAAGATAAGACGTCGTTCGTTGTTTCTGCCCGCAGGTCTATTTTAGAACCTTTTCTGGATAATATTTATGAGGAAATTCAAAAGGAGAAAGGGACAAAGGTGAACCTTGTTTTTCATGATGTCAATCTGAAAATAAATCACATTTTTTCTCCTAAGGACCGGCTTTACTTCAGTAGTTATACAGGTAATGATAACCTTGGATTGACATTGCAAAATAATGCGGATAGTACGACTGCTTCAAATCCTTTTAAAGAGAGCACTGTTACGAAATTGAGTTGGGGGAATCATACGAGTGCATTGAGATGGAACCATGTGTTTAATCCGAAGTTGTTTATGAATACGACCTTGAATTATTCACAGTATTATTTCAATATCGATTATAATTATTATTACGAGCCTTCGAAGAGTACTGATTCTATTCATTTGTATGGGAAATACTATTCAATGGTGCAGGATCTGATGTTGAGAACGGATGTAGAATTTATTCCTTCTCCGAATCATATATTCAAATTTGGCGTGGGTGGAATTATTCACAAATTTAATCCCGGGGTTTCGGCATTTCAGGATTATTCACAGTCTAAAGCTTTGTTGGATACGTCTTATAATCAGGCGACTTCTACAGGTGGAGAGGCTTTGCTATATGCGGAGGATGACTGGACAGTTACGGATGCACTGCGGGTAAATATAGGTTTACATGCTTCAGAATTTCTGGTGCCGGGAAAGTTCTATTCATCTTTGCAACCGAGGTTGCAGGCGAGGTATCAGTTACCGCACCATTGGACGCTGATGCTGGCGCATACACATATGAACCAGTACCTGCATGTATTGAGTGTGTCGAATTCGAGTCTGCCGATGGATTTGTGGGTACCTTCTACAAAGAAGGTAAGGCCGATGTTTTCAAGGCAGTTTAGTTTTGGGGTGAATAAGTTATTGAAAGATCAGCGGTATGCGCTTTCACTGGAAGCTTATTATAAGAGTATGAAAAATGTGATTGAGTATAAGGATAATAGTAAGATTTTCAACTCGGCAAGTAAGAATTGGGATGATTATGTAGAGGTGGGTACGGGAAAGAGTTATGGTGGGGAGGTAATGTTGGAGAAGCGGAAAGGGAAGTTGAAAGGGTGGATAGCATATACGCTTTCGTGGGCGTACAGGCGGTTTCCGAATGTGAATAATGGGGAGTCGTATCCTTATAATTATGATGGGAGGCATGATATAAAGGTGATGTTGATGCAGCAGGTAGGGAAGCGATGGGAGTTGGCGGCGAACTGGCATTATAATTCAGGATTGCCGTTGACATTGCCGGTGGCGAGTTTTGAAGGGGTGAATAATTCTTCGCCTTATGATGGGGGAAGTAGTTTCCCGGTATTGGATCAGTTGAGTAATAGGAATCAGTATAGGACGAGTGTGATACATAGATTGGATCTGAGTGCGACGCATACGAAGGAGAAGCCGTGGGGGAGCAGGAGCTGGACGATTAGTTTGTTTAATGCTTATAATCATGCAAATCCGTTTTTGTATTCGATTGTGACGGATAAGAAGAATGAGAAGCGGTACCTGCAGGAGATTAGTATTTTGCCGATACTGCCGAGTGTGGCATTTTCTATTAAGTTTTAA
- a CDS encoding Abi family protein, giving the protein MNSIERPFTLPDQIKILEQRGLIISSSDESIHYLTHVGFYRLSGYWKYLQKSQVSNTFMTGTSFDHVIELYNFDRELRLLIMDAIERIEVSFRAILINMMCPSYGSNWFANKSVFFSEERVNEVIETINRELERSDEDFIKQHDRRNSKYEHPPAWKTLHILSFGTLSKIYRNIRSDVKEKKIIANVYGISKDKWFQSWIQVVSMLRNYCAHHSLICYRIFSFLPREIRHVKLRWINNIPPTGSVESERLYYQLCIVRYLLHTASPGNDFSYKLMELLVKYRGIDLERMGFPENWDEEDLWQ; this is encoded by the coding sequence ATGAATTCCATTGAAAGACCATTCACGTTACCAGACCAAATAAAAATCCTTGAACAACGCGGTTTAATAATTAGTAGTTCTGATGAGTCAATTCATTATTTAACCCATGTAGGATTTTACAGATTATCAGGTTACTGGAAATATTTACAGAAAAGCCAAGTCAGTAATACATTTATGACTGGTACTTCATTCGATCATGTTATTGAACTCTATAATTTTGATCGTGAACTCCGACTATTAATAATGGACGCTATTGAGCGTATAGAGGTCTCTTTTCGTGCAATCCTGATCAATATGATGTGCCCCTCTTATGGTTCGAACTGGTTTGCAAATAAGTCTGTATTTTTTAGTGAAGAAAGAGTGAATGAAGTAATCGAAACGATTAATCGTGAGCTTGAACGATCTGATGAAGACTTCATAAAGCAGCATGATAGAAGAAATAGCAAATATGAACATCCTCCAGCCTGGAAAACATTACATATACTTTCTTTCGGTACATTATCCAAGATCTATAGAAATATCCGAAGTGATGTTAAAGAAAAAAAGATAATAGCTAATGTATACGGGATTTCTAAAGACAAATGGTTCCAGTCATGGATACAGGTTGTATCAATGCTTAGAAATTATTGTGCCCATCACTCATTAATTTGCTACAGAATATTTTCGTTCCTCCCGAGAGAAATACGACATGTTAAATTACGCTGGATTAATAACATACCTCCAACTGGAAGTGTAGAGAGTGAAAGATTATACTACCAATTATGTATCGTTCGCTATCTATTACACACCGCCAGCCCGGGAAATGATTTTAGTTACAAACTAATGGAGTTGTTAGTAAAATATAGAGGAATTGACCTGGAACGTATGGGATTTCCGGAAAATTGGGATGAAGAAGATTTGTGGCAATAA
- a CDS encoding DUF4249 domain-containing protein produces MRKLLISLIIITSISCVKESRIEIPYAGDKIVVNSLIQPDSLIYIRVTSSKQVTEYQFDPLDSATVVLTEDGITLPTPTYTLINGLGYYVSHAVAKIGSHYSIHVENDGLTSVSAGDSTPTSPLISDGYAQRTFNRVRFTLKENGATSDYYRLRIFNADSVDGKWVIDNSDTLHFRLDPALNNDLPDIITNDYNSEYIITDANFNGKTIQFVLQTQKEVSSTHMIIEVSALTPAAWQYLQSTSSQRLSDSQNISLDPENVYSNVENGYGIVAGINAARLLFTVE; encoded by the coding sequence ATGCGGAAACTTTTAATTTCCCTTATCATCATAACATCGATCTCCTGCGTAAAGGAATCAAGAATTGAAATCCCTTATGCCGGTGACAAGATCGTTGTAAACAGTCTGATTCAACCCGACAGCCTGATCTATATCCGTGTTACCAGCAGTAAGCAGGTCACGGAATATCAATTTGACCCATTAGACTCCGCTACCGTTGTATTGACAGAAGACGGCATCACCCTGCCTACTCCTACTTACACATTGATAAATGGGTTAGGATATTACGTATCGCACGCTGTTGCAAAGATTGGTAGTCATTATTCCATTCATGTGGAAAATGATGGATTAACTTCTGTGAGTGCAGGTGACAGCACACCAACCAGCCCGTTGATCAGCGACGGGTATGCACAACGTACATTCAACAGGGTGCGCTTTACCCTGAAGGAAAATGGTGCTACCTCCGACTATTATCGTTTACGGATCTTCAACGCAGATTCTGTCGATGGCAAATGGGTAATTGACAATAGCGATACCCTTCACTTCAGACTTGACCCTGCATTGAATAATGATCTGCCTGACATCATCACCAATGATTACAATAGTGAGTACATCATAACGGATGCAAATTTCAATGGTAAAACCATACAGTTTGTACTACAGACCCAGAAGGAAGTCAGTAGCACGCACATGATCATAGAAGTAAGCGCGCTTACTCCTGCAGCCTGGCAGTACTTACAGTCTACATCATCTCAAAGATTGAGCGATTCGCAAAACATTTCCCTTGATCCGGAAAACGTTTATTCCAATGTAGAAAACGGATATGGTATTGTTGCTGGCATTAATGCGGCAAGGCTCCTCTTTACTGTAGAATAA
- a CDS encoding RNA polymerase sigma-70 factor, which produces MLDRQTLEAIFKEYHAQCVAFAVHYTGDVHDGEEVVQQVFLKLWEKRESVDITGMVKSYLFAAIRNTAISNWRKDTVRSEKELASGYELSPSVTSSQAWELEKLYQQALEKLPERCREVFVLSRQQQLKYAEIATLMNISVKTVENQMGKALKHMHKELRDYLGMFLFL; this is translated from the coding sequence ATGCTAGACCGCCAGACATTAGAAGCCATTTTTAAGGAGTACCATGCCCAGTGTGTGGCATTTGCCGTGCATTATACCGGAGATGTACATGATGGTGAAGAGGTAGTACAGCAGGTTTTTCTCAAGCTTTGGGAGAAACGGGAGAGTGTGGATATTACCGGAATGGTGAAGTCTTATCTTTTTGCCGCTATCCGGAATACAGCGATTAGTAACTGGCGGAAAGATACCGTCAGGTCTGAAAAAGAGCTGGCTTCAGGATATGAGTTATCCCCATCTGTGACGTCGTCCCAGGCATGGGAGCTGGAAAAATTGTACCAGCAGGCATTGGAGAAGTTACCGGAGAGATGTAGGGAAGTGTTTGTATTGAGCCGGCAGCAGCAATTAAAATATGCGGAGATTGCGACCCTGATGAATATTTCGGTAAAGACTGTCGAAAATCAAATGGGGAAAGCGCTGAAGCATATGCATAAAGAATTGAGGGATTATTTGGGGATGTTCCTGTTTTTATAG